The DNA segment TTAGTAGCACCACTGTCCTACATCGGTTTCCAAGAAGGAACTGAAAATGTCACCAAAATGAGTTCTGCTAACAACTTGGGCTAATTATTTTTGTGAAGCAGGAAATAATGCACCAGTGATGCGGAGCCCAAATCTCAATTGCATGAGCGCATGGACTCGAGATGGGTTGTGATAAGAGCAACCTCATTTGTTTCCAAAGCAATACAATGACATGGCAAGAAGTGATAAAAATGCAGCACAACAAATCCTATTGCTGTACAGAGGTAACATATCAAGGAAAAGAGGAACAAGAAATTGCCATCCTCCTAAGTTACAGGCCGTTGAACTCTCCAGCCCATCATAAGAGATGACGTTGAAATATATTGCATCTAAAGGCAAAGAAACAGATGTATATGACTGGACTGGCTTCTAGTTACTAAAATTATTTTGCCCCCTCCTATCTCCTAAGATGGTCAAAATAAAAACACGAACACATAAAAGTTCCAGGCCAGGTAGAATGTGAGCATGTATAACTAGGCGTGAGAATAATCTGGTAGAAGACTTCATAAAAATATCGGGAAATAATGGATAAGGTTTCCAAGGGTGAATATATGATGTAAAAAAGATAGATCAAACTTAGGCTCTATGAATACATTCCCGTTAGTACAAAGGGCAAATAAATGTACGATGCAACAGTAAAAGCAAGCCTGCCTAGTGGTGAGGAATATACATACTAGCGTAAAGCAACCATCCGTTTTTGTAATAAAATCAGTAACTTACCTGGCAATCCATCCTATCTGTGATCCCACCATGGCCAGGAATGCTATCACCAAAATCCTGTGACGGAGAAAATATACATGTATAAAGGTAGGGTACATTACAAATTTTACAATTTAGAATGGAAATGTTCCACATTTATCAAACCTTGACTTTGAAAGCCCTTTTGAAGCCACTGGCAAAAAATCCACCAAATGGTGCTATAATTGATGCAAAAAGACCGAGACAAAGTGCATGCCACTGTACAGGAAAAATAGAAATCTCTCTCCAAGGAAACTGGAAAAAATTGAAGTGTGTAGCAGCTCATTATCATATCCACTTGTCAAATCCAAAATTGAAAGGATGGAACATATAGAAAACACAAAATGGTAAAAGATAGCTAACTGATTCATTTACAGGACACTGGCAACCAATTTACAAGAAGTTTGACATAAGCCATTTGTTAACTGCAAGAGGGGCGATTTACTATAGGCCACCAGATTTATGCAAAAGCCAAAAAGCAGATATAAACTTACCCATTCAGGAAACCAATCCGGTATAGTAAAATCTTCAGGTGTAAACAATGAACCAGAATCACAGTGAAGCCAGCCAGTTGATAAATCCTACGCAATTCAGTCAAAAGAAAGTTTAAACTTCTAGAAACTGATGGGTGAAGTTTGAAAATAAGAAGATCTGATGTAAGCCAGAAACAACCTTTCTAGGGCATGTCAACCACTGAAAGCGACCCAATAAGTTTGCAagctgaaaataattaaaatttaaacacaTTAATCACCCCAACATTTTAAAAAGGACAGGCCATGATTGAACTGGATAGCAAAATACTCCATAAAAGCTCCACCATTATATCAAAGATTTTCTACCACAACAAGGCCAAGATTCAAGCGCTATATCAAAGATTTTCCATCATCTCAATTGTCCACAAATAACTGGAGAATTACATACCACAAAAGCAGAGATCATGGTGGTAACAGATGCCCCAATGAAGCCTTCCCATGTTTTCTTTGGTGACAACTTGATCAAAGGAGTTTTCCCGAAGAAGAACCCAAAAAAGTAAGCAGCAATATCGTTTATAACAATAAGGGATGCTGGAAGAAGGAACCTGCATTGATGCCAAGTGTGTTCGAAACTCTTTATAAAAGTTAATTTAATCAGCGACATTGGGTCAAATCTATAATTAGTGTAGGGTATTTATAAGGCTCAGAATCTAAATATCTGAGCTACAAAAGAACTGACATCCTCAagacataaaaaaaatcaagcatATGGAAATAAGTGTCTACTAAACGGTCATAAAACAAGAAGTTTCTGAAAGAATTCAGTTAGCTGAACAAGATAATTGAAATATATTAAAGTACATAATATGTGATCTGGCTCAAGTTGATCGGGGTCATCATAACAACACAACCCATTATGTCTAATAGAGAAAACCATCGATCAGTAATTACCATCCATGGGATTCAACTGTAAACAAGATTATATGAAAACCAAAACTGTGTTACCAGAAAATtccttcaaaaatatttgccaCTGTAAAAGCTGACTGAGTGAAAACCACGATCAAAATCATGTGTGTCCAAGCATATTGGCCAAATTGATACTTGTACATCTTCTTCTTTAGAGTGAGAATGAACCACATGAAACCTGATGTCGcaaaagaagaaaatatttaGTTTCATATTGACAGCAAATAAGCAAAAAACAAGTCTGTCATTACGACTGAAATGACACATAAGTTCTGAATAGTTACAAAACAACATTAATTTGATGGGCACACAATTAAAACATAATCTATtagaaaaataacttaaaattaagaTATATCAGATCATATAACAGTAGAGTGCAAGGTCAAGCTAGTACCAACCagcaatatataaaaaatagcaGGTGACCATATGATACTTGACAAATTTGCTGACGAGCTTATACAAAACTTTGTCTGTAGTGACAGTATTCACAAGCCTTTGACTCAGGATCCGGCCATAAAAATATAGCATTGCagtgaagaagaagtacctgAAAACAAAGGAATGTTAAAAACTGGGAAAATTCATAATATAACTGCATCAAAATCTTTGTTAATTGCAAACTAAAAGTCAAATGCAGTCTAAGAGGCAAATAAAAGTAAGGCAGCACAACAAAAATAGAGATATTGATTTAGACATGTGATGAAAGTGGAGCCAAGCACATTAAGTGTATTCAAGGTTATTAAAAACATGGGCACAAATAAGGTGCCTGAACTGGAAATGAAAGAATATACATCAAAACCTTCAGGATTTTATTCTATGATAAAAAGCTTATAAAAAATGAAACGTGGCCAATCCTTGTTGAACACATAAAGTTGAGAAAAATTAGCAAAATGCTGTCAATAATAACTCCAAGTTATGTCAAAAATGAAACTGCATAGTTTTAGTAACAAAATGATATCCAAAGGGAGAAAGAAAATCTTGAGGACAAAAAGATCTGGACCACCCCACCAATTTAAGATCCTGAAACCAGGAAGGCGCCTGTCTTCATGTGCTCTTCTGAGTAAATTGAACAGCTCCTTTGCCATAAATATTTGTATAACCACGACCATGGCCCAGATATAAAGGTGGCCCATGTAAATTACAAAGACAAATCCTCCAATCATCCAGACAGATGAGTATGTGCGGATTAGCATTGACTTGTACTTGTTATTATCATTAACAAGTAAATGGCTTCCATTTTCTTTATCAACTTCTGCAGGGACCTGAATTTttagaaaggaaaagaaaagaaataagaAATTTGAAGTCACGTGTTTCAAATACAAAACCAAaagctgaaaatatttttttatgtaagtAATCTTATCAGATTCAGcaagagaaaaaaataaatcaatcggTTCTCTCACTATATCTATTTAATTCAGCACAGAGCATAAAACTGATTCCCGAGAAGATCACCAACCTCATTTGAACCTCTTCGCCGACGCCTTGCCGTAGACCCGCTAGTTGTTGATGGGCCACCAGAACCAGAATCCTTTTGCATCTTCTCTCTATGATTTGAACTCCACTAAATATTCACATAAATATATTGATCCAGGAAACCATATGAGAAATCAAAACCAACGACCGCAAAATTTAGCCCCACTAGAACTTTAAGAAGCTGTAATAAAATAACCAAAGTCATATGAGAACTTGGTCCTCACCCTTATTCTCTCACCTTAAACACTAGAATTTGTAAAATGAAACTACATAGCAAAGATTAACATGAAAAATAAGGAAAAATAGTAAACAATCGCATATATAAACATCTAGTGGCATTTATTCTGATGTtcctttttcatattttttgctTTTCAGTTCTTAATTCTGAGCTTCTGTCCTATCCAAGCAACCATAAAGTCAAAAAAATATGTGAATTATTAGTTTAGGAACAGACACAAAAACTACAGGACGAGCTGAAAAAAGTCATAAGCTTCAAAACATGTACTTAGTTCAATATTAATTATGATACAATAACTATAATGTTTCCTATCGATTCTTGAAGTACCAAAAATGAATAACGGCAAtcgaagattttttttaaaaaacaaaacaacaacACTAATGAAACACATATTCTCGTACACATTCAAACATGAGGCCAATAAAGCATAgacataaaattatatttttcttgacAGCAATCGTGTAGCAATTAAGAATTAAAACAGCTAAAAATTTGCATCttgataagaaaaaaaataaagttaaaccAAATccacaataaataacaattcaCAAAACCTGTGACAAAGAAATTCACACCAGAGGCCAATAAGAATCGAGAAGCATGCATTTATACGCCCAAAAAAGCACAAGAAAACGTACCAAAAAAACAAACGAGAAGGAAGATACTCCAATATTAAGGCGAAATGAGTCAATGATAGAGAACAAGAGCGAGAGAGATCTGGCCGTTTCCTTCTAGTGTGTGGCGATTAAGTTCCAGTTGGTGTACTCATTGGTGCAATTTTGTGAAAGATTTGAGTTGAGAGGCCTAAGGGGAAATTAGGCAACACATTGGGGCCCAATCGCAATTGAATTTATCGCTTggattgaatttttgaaaagaaaattataaatatcGGGGTTAAAGTGACAAGGATGGTAGCAATGCTTTCAGACGGCCCGGCCCGGCTTGCTATGACCCGCAGCCCATTTGGATTGAGTCGTTCAGGCCCGCCTCCAAACGGCCCGGCTTGCTATGACCCGCAGCCCATTTGGATTGAGTCGTTCAGGCCCGCCTCCAAACGGGCATAAAAACCCCCCTCCGCCCCGCAGCAGGTTGCTAGCTAGGCGCGTCAATCcgctaaaatttttaaaaaatatctataaaaaaattcaaaaataaaattagtatttcagattgaaaaaatatgtcaacatgtaaacaataataaatattataatcaaacaaatcatataaaaatttgatgttaactattatattttggataaaaaaatcgcattttcaaataatatgaataatataaatatatatttaacaataaaaaataataatgtaagatattaaaaatattaagaatactagttttaaacttttaaaatcacattattatttaaaaataattatttttatgcccataatttaaaaaaaatttaatttttttttaaaaaaaaactggcGGATCGGTACACCCCGCCCCGTCTCAACCCACGGTTCGTTTAGGTTGGTCCGTTTAAGTTCGCCTCCCATTAAAACAAGGcaaaaactcatatgagacggtctcaagggtcatttttatGAGACGAATCTCttgtatgggttatccattaaaaagtattacaatttatgccaaaagtattacttattattataaatatgggtaggactGACCCGTTTTACGGATAAAACTGTCTCATACAAGTATTACTCTTAAAACAACAACCCAACCCACCCGACCCGTTTTGACAGCTCTTACCATTTACTCATGTGTTTCCTTTTTTCCCATTAAATGTGTATCGCAATCAACTTTAAGAGGGGTTTATTTGCATCCCATCTAGAGCAGGGCTTAGAATACATTATTGGAACCAATCATATTAGCGATACAAATCAATCCACCTTGTCGTTACAGTGAGATTTCGCGGAACATCTTTACCAAACTTCTTTTGTTTGTACCCTTTTCCCAACTACCTTCTACATAGATGTGATAgataacttttaaaaaaaacaaatttacaTTATACATTATAATGATAGTG comes from the Henckelia pumila isolate YLH828 chromosome 1, ASM3356847v2, whole genome shotgun sequence genome and includes:
- the LOC140877529 gene encoding phosphatidate cytidylyltransferase 1-like, coding for MQKDSGSGGPSTTSGSTARRRRRGSNEVPAEVDKENGSHLLVNDNNKYKSMLIRTYSSVWMIGGFVFVIYMGHLYIWAMVVVIQIFMAKELFNLLRRAHEDRRLPGFRILNWYFFFTAMLYFYGRILSQRLVNTVTTDKVLYKLVSKFVKYHMVTCYFLYIAGFMWFILTLKKKMYKYQFGQYAWTHMILIVVFTQSAFTVANIFEGIFWFLLPASLIVINDIAAYFFGFFFGKTPLIKLSPKKTWEGFIGASVTTMISAFVLANLLGRFQWLTCPRKDLSTGWLHCDSGSLFTPEDFTIPDWFPEWFPWREISIFPVQWHALCLGLFASIIAPFGGFFASGFKRAFKVKDFGDSIPGHGGITDRMDCQMVMAVFAYIYLHSFVVSQSLSIEMIMDQILMNLTFEEQQALYTKLGQIIMEKQYGES